In a genomic window of Variovorax paradoxus:
- a CDS encoding putative 2-aminoethylphosphonate ABC transporter permease subunit: MNTLAHPLAAKPAISTRPALRWSRDETIARAVLCVVMAMLFVFLVAPLLTILAHAVQDKDGRFVGLAHFITYFQTPSLLRAAWNSVWVAAAVVAISVPTAFVFAYALTRSRMPAPLKAVFRLIALIPLLAPSLLSAISFVQWFGNQGALKFLLGGTSIYGAPGIILAEVYNTFPHALMILVTALSLADGRLYEAATALRTRPLRQFMTITLPSCKYGLISAATVVFTYVVSDFGAPKVIGGNFNVLSVDVFKQVVGQHNFSIGAVVGMLLLLPSIVSFVIDYVVRRKLKAQLTARSVPYSPKRRRVADTLLTLFCTVVCAFLLATIGMAVYTSLIALWPYDQSFTLKHYHFVLVESDMAAAYGNSLLVAMATAVAGSLIVFTGAYLIEKTRGLGLMRKGMHLMAVLSMAVPGLVLGLGYVMFFNHPANPLNFLYQTMAILIVSMVVHYYTSSHLTAVTALKQIDNEFEAVSASLKVPFFKTFLRVTVPVCLPAILDIGRYFFVVSMASLSCAIFLYTPETILASVAIMHMDDAGDIGPAAALASLIVVTSTLVCIAYALLTRVLLARTQAWRNLGRG, from the coding sequence ATGAACACGCTCGCCCATCCCCTCGCCGCCAAGCCGGCCATCAGCACGCGGCCCGCCCTGCGCTGGAGCCGCGACGAGACCATCGCGCGCGCCGTGCTGTGCGTCGTGATGGCGATGCTGTTCGTGTTCCTGGTCGCGCCGCTGCTCACCATCCTCGCGCACGCGGTGCAGGACAAGGACGGCCGCTTCGTCGGCCTGGCCCACTTCATCACCTACTTCCAGACGCCGAGCCTGCTGCGCGCCGCCTGGAACTCGGTCTGGGTCGCGGCCGCGGTGGTCGCGATCTCGGTGCCCACGGCCTTCGTGTTCGCCTATGCGCTCACGCGCAGCCGCATGCCGGCGCCGCTCAAGGCCGTGTTCCGACTCATCGCGCTGATCCCGCTGCTCGCGCCCTCGCTGCTGTCGGCGATCTCGTTCGTGCAATGGTTCGGCAACCAGGGCGCGCTCAAGTTCCTGCTCGGCGGCACCTCGATCTACGGCGCGCCCGGGATCATCCTGGCCGAGGTCTACAACACCTTCCCGCATGCGCTGATGATCCTGGTCACCGCGCTGTCGCTGGCCGACGGTCGGCTCTACGAGGCCGCCACCGCGCTGCGCACGCGGCCGCTGCGGCAGTTCATGACCATCACCCTGCCTTCGTGCAAGTACGGCCTGATCAGCGCGGCCACCGTGGTCTTCACCTACGTGGTCAGCGACTTCGGCGCGCCCAAGGTGATCGGCGGCAACTTCAACGTGCTGTCGGTCGACGTCTTCAAGCAGGTGGTGGGGCAGCACAACTTCTCGATCGGCGCGGTGGTCGGCATGCTGCTGCTGTTGCCGTCGATCGTCTCCTTCGTGATCGACTACGTGGTGCGGCGCAAGCTCAAGGCGCAGCTCACGGCGCGCTCGGTGCCCTACAGCCCGAAGCGCCGGCGCGTGGCCGACACGCTGCTCACGCTGTTCTGCACCGTGGTCTGCGCCTTCCTGCTGGCCACCATCGGCATGGCGGTCTACACCTCGCTGATCGCGCTGTGGCCCTACGACCAGTCGTTCACGCTCAAGCACTACCACTTCGTGCTGGTCGAGAGCGACATGGCCGCGGCCTACGGCAACAGCCTGCTGGTGGCCATGGCCACCGCGGTGGCCGGCTCGCTGATCGTGTTCACGGGCGCCTACCTGATCGAGAAGACGCGCGGCCTCGGCCTGATGCGCAAGGGCATGCACCTGATGGCGGTGCTGTCGATGGCAGTGCCGGGCCTGGTGCTGGGCCTGGGCTACGTGATGTTCTTCAACCATCCGGCCAACCCGCTGAACTTCCTCTACCAGACGATGGCGATCCTGATCGTGTCGATGGTGGTGCACTACTACACCTCGAGCCACCTCACGGCCGTCACCGCGCTCAAGCAGATCGACAACGAGTTCGAGGCCGTCTCGGCCTCGCTCAAGGTGCCGTTCTTCAAGACTTTCCTGCGCGTCACGGTGCCGGTATGCCTGCCGGCGATCCTCGACATCGGGCGCTACTTCTTCGTGGTGTCGATGGCCAGCCTGTCGTGCGCCATCTTCCTCTACACGCCCGAGACCATCCTCGCGTCGGTCGCGATCATGCACATGGACGACGCCGGCGACATCGGCCCGGCCGCCGCGCTGGCCAGCCTGATCGTGGTGACCTCGACGCTGGTGTGCATCGCCTATGCGCTGCTCACGCGCGTGCTGCTCGCGCGCACGCAGGCCTGGCGCAACCTGGGCCGCGGCTGA
- a CDS encoding putative 2-aminoethylphosphonate ABC transporter ATP-binding protein, whose amino-acid sequence MDMTDTPFMAGRRPASGAAALEVIGVRKDFETFSALRDVHLRVNPGEMLCFLGPSGCGKTTLLRIIAGLETQTAGQILQNGKDVSWLPPDRRDYGIVFQSYALFPNLTIAENIGYGLVNGRARRAEVKARVDELLKLVGLPTSGAKYPSQLSGGQQQRVALARALATRPGLLLLDEPLSALDALERIRLRGEIRRLQKQVGITTIMVTHDQEEALSMADRIVVMNHGVIEQVGTPMEVYEQPATPFVADFVGKVNVLRSVALGNHRFQVGDMELQCDACDGAFEPGEAVNLYLRPEDRAVEHLREDTANRLQAMVTKVEFLGGLCIAEVTADALHGQTLGLHFSLNQLHDLGIREGHTVDIALRANRIRAFSAARAPQP is encoded by the coding sequence ATGGATATGACCGACACCCCGTTCATGGCCGGCCGGCGGCCCGCGAGCGGCGCCGCGGCGCTCGAGGTCATCGGGGTCCGCAAGGACTTCGAGACCTTCAGCGCGCTGCGCGACGTGCACCTGCGCGTCAACCCCGGCGAGATGCTGTGCTTCCTCGGCCCCTCGGGCTGCGGCAAGACCACGCTCTTGCGCATCATCGCGGGGCTGGAAACCCAGACCGCGGGCCAGATCCTGCAGAACGGCAAGGACGTCTCGTGGCTGCCGCCCGACCGGCGCGACTACGGCATCGTGTTCCAGTCCTATGCCCTGTTCCCCAACCTCACGATCGCCGAGAACATCGGCTACGGCCTGGTCAACGGCCGCGCCCGGCGCGCCGAGGTGAAGGCGCGCGTCGACGAGCTGCTCAAGCTGGTCGGCCTGCCGACCTCGGGCGCCAAGTACCCGAGCCAGCTCTCGGGCGGCCAGCAGCAGCGCGTGGCGCTGGCGCGCGCGCTCGCCACCCGGCCCGGCCTGCTGCTGCTCGACGAGCCGCTGTCGGCGCTCGACGCGCTCGAGCGCATCCGCCTGCGCGGCGAGATCCGCCGGCTGCAGAAGCAGGTCGGTATCACCACCATCATGGTCACGCACGACCAGGAAGAAGCGCTGTCGATGGCCGACCGCATCGTGGTGATGAACCACGGCGTGATCGAGCAGGTCGGCACGCCGATGGAGGTCTACGAGCAGCCGGCCACGCCCTTCGTGGCGGACTTCGTCGGCAAGGTCAACGTGCTGCGCTCGGTGGCGCTGGGCAACCACCGTTTCCAGGTCGGCGACATGGAGCTGCAGTGCGATGCCTGCGACGGCGCCTTCGAGCCCGGCGAGGCGGTCAACCTCTACCTGCGGCCCGAGGACCGCGCGGTCGAGCACCTGCGCGAGGACACGGCCAACCGGCTGCAGGCCATGGTCACCAAGGTCGAGTTCCTCGGCGGCCTGTGCATCGCCGAGGTGACGGCCGATGCGCTGCACGGCCAGACGCTCGGGCTGCACTTCTCGCTCAACCAGCTGCACGACCTCGGCATCCGCGAGGGCCACACGGTCGACATCGCGCTGCGCGCCAACCGCATCCGCGCCTTCTCCGCAGCGCGCGCGCCGCAACCATGA
- a CDS encoding putative 2-aminoethylphosphonate ABC transporter substrate-binding protein produces MTMKPSSRRLAAVLCAAALGLVASGAAWAQKTSLLVYTALETDAMKLYKDAFEKANPDIEVKWVRDSTGIVTAKLLAEKANPQADVVAGLAASSLALLQQEGMLLPYEPKGFKELNPAYSDAARPPAWVGMDVWAATICFNRVEAQKLGLPKPESWKDLAKPVYKGAISMPHPASSGTGYLDVSSWLQLWGDAEGWKYMDALHQNIAQYVHSGSKPCKQAGAGEFPIGISFEFRAHQVKKSGAPVDLIFPKEGLGWDIEATSLMKTSTKLEQAKRFADWMASKEANQISARWWAVVAYPGVVSKLEGIPDNYEKLLAKNDLNWAAKNRERILAEWSKRYEGKAEAK; encoded by the coding sequence ATGACGATGAAACCAAGCTCGCGCCGTCTCGCGGCCGTCCTGTGCGCCGCGGCGCTCGGCCTCGTGGCCAGCGGCGCCGCCTGGGCGCAGAAGACCTCGCTCCTGGTCTACACCGCGCTCGAGACCGATGCCATGAAGCTCTACAAGGACGCCTTCGAGAAGGCCAATCCCGACATCGAGGTGAAGTGGGTGCGCGACTCCACCGGCATCGTCACCGCCAAGCTGCTGGCAGAGAAAGCCAATCCGCAGGCCGACGTGGTGGCCGGCCTGGCCGCCAGCAGTCTCGCGCTGCTGCAGCAGGAAGGCATGCTGCTGCCCTACGAGCCCAAGGGCTTCAAGGAACTGAACCCCGCCTATTCGGATGCCGCGCGCCCGCCGGCCTGGGTCGGCATGGACGTCTGGGCCGCCACCATCTGCTTCAACCGGGTCGAGGCGCAGAAGCTGGGCCTGCCCAAGCCCGAGAGCTGGAAGGACCTGGCCAAGCCGGTCTACAAGGGCGCCATCTCGATGCCGCACCCGGCCTCCAGCGGCACCGGCTACCTCGACGTGTCCTCGTGGCTGCAACTGTGGGGCGATGCCGAGGGCTGGAAGTACATGGACGCGCTGCACCAGAACATCGCGCAGTACGTGCACTCGGGCTCCAAGCCCTGCAAGCAGGCCGGCGCGGGCGAGTTCCCGATCGGCATCTCGTTCGAGTTCCGCGCCCACCAGGTCAAGAAGTCGGGCGCGCCGGTCGACCTGATCTTCCCGAAGGAAGGCCTGGGCTGGGACATCGAGGCCACCAGCCTCATGAAGACCAGCACCAAGCTCGAGCAGGCCAAGCGCTTCGCCGACTGGATGGCGAGCAAGGAGGCCAACCAGATCAGCGCGCGCTGGTGGGCCGTGGTGGCCTACCCCGGCGTGGTCTCGAAGCTCGAGGGCATTCCCGACAACTACGAGAAGCTGCTCGCGAAGAACGACCTGAACTGGGCCGCCAAGAACCGCGAACGCATCCTGGCCGAGTGGAGCAAGCGCTACGAAGGCAAGGCCGAAGCTAAATAG